A stretch of the Gracilinanus agilis isolate LMUSP501 chromosome 4, AgileGrace, whole genome shotgun sequence genome encodes the following:
- the TBX21 gene encoding T-box transcription factor TBX21, producing the protein MGVQKTRSETMLMGTDPAMPGDEDGRVGVSEVQGRYFYQPEPRAPLDAGVADRDCRGSCDGALGVPYPGAAMVPVGVQPAPSPGRFLSPYPFPARPQPQQAGYAGSPEPYTLPSGGEGFQSVDGYSGTAGAVGGLYPRSSQFFPGPEANLGIRAREPCSGTAFSGKLKVVLGNHSLWLKFYRQQTEMIITKQGRRMFPFLAYTIHGMDPVAHYRVFVEVVLVDQHHWRYQNGKWVQCGKAENNMPGNRLYIHPDSPNTGAHWMRQEISFGKLKLTNNKGASNNVTQMIVLQSLHKYQPRLHVEEVRDGDHDTAGPSSLTHIFTFPETEFIAVTAYQNSEITQLKIDNNPFAKGFRESLDTFLTAVEANVTTSPEPVSGYPLLARSRYLPSQYSSPNPFYPEPHHGQPKDGVPLPPWLFTQAPQPPLDYTYDPSYSSSKILPLGMNGMKPGLLPSTSPPTMPYYPSQDALIPLGDWSTSPSYNSKVNNGGWLRSVPPMPMDPVIGAQEEKRPEEEIWTDTPKSDSNDSGLGEGDSKRRRVSPYDSGRDDSSPAQGPSGGSPFKKEQPLGDQVYFFN; encoded by the exons ATGGGCGTCCAGAAGACCCGCTCTGAAACCATGCTGATGGGCACCGACCCTGCCATGCCTGGGGACGAGGACGGCCGAGTTGGGGTGAGCGAAGTGCAGGGCCGCTACTTCTACCAGCCCGAACCTCGGGCCCCTCTGGATGCCGGAGTAGCTGACCGAGACTGCAGAGGCAGCTGCGACGGGGCACTGGGCGTCCCCTACCCGGGAGCTGCTATGGTGCCTGTGGGCGTGCAGCCAGCTCCCAGCCCGGGCCGCTTCCTCTCCCCTTACCCTTTCCCCGCCCGGCCCCAGCCCCAGCAAGCGGGCTACGCAGGAAGCCCGGAGCCCTATACGCTTCCCTCGGGTGGCGAGGGCTTCCAGTCAGTGGACGGCTACTCGGGCACCGCCGGAGCCGTGGGTGGGCTCTATCCCCGCAGCAGCCAGTTCTTCCCCGGCCCCGAGGCCAATCTGGGCATCCGAGCCAGGGAGCCCTGCAGCGGGACCGCGTTCTCCGGCAAATTGAAAGTGGTCCTCGGCAACCATTCCCTGTGGCTCAAGTTTTACCGGCAGCAAACCGAAATGATCATCACCAAGCAGGGCCG GCGGATGTTCCCCTTCCTGGCTTACACGATCCATGGGATGGATCCTGTTGCCCATTACCGGGTGTTTGTGGAAGTGGTGCTGGTTGATCAACACCACTGGCGTTACCAGAATGGCAAATGGGTTCAATGTGGAAAGGCTGAAAACAACATGCCAG GGAATAGGCTATATATCCACCCAGACTCACCCAACACAGGGGCCCACTGGATGCGGCAAGAGATATCATTTGGAAAACTCAAGCTGACTAATAATAAGGGAGCCTCCAATAATGTAACCCAG ATGATCGTATTGCAGTCTCTCCATAAATACCAGCCAAGGCTTCACGTAGAAGAAGTGAGAGATGGTGACCATGACACAGCAGGTCCCTCTTCCTTGACCCACATCTTCACCTTCCCAGAAACGGAGTTCATAGCTGTGACTGCGTATCAGAACTCTGAG atcacacagctaaaaattgACAATAATCCCTTTGCCAAAGGCTTTAGAGAAAGCTTGGATAC gTTCCTGACAGCTGTGGAAGCCAATGTCACTACTTCCCCTGAACCAGTTTCTGGCTATCCTCTACTGGCTAGGAGCCGGTACTTACCAAGCCAGTACTCATCACCCAATCCTTTTTATCCTGAGCCACATCATGGGCAACCCAAGGATGGAGTCCCCCTTCCTCCCTGGCTCTTTACTCAGGCTCCCCAGCCACCCTTGGACTATACTTATGACCCTTCTTACAGTAGCAGTAAGATCCTCCCCTTGGGCATGAATGGTATGAAGCCTGGACTTCTGCCCTCCACTTCTCCACCCACCATGCCTTACTACCCCAGCCAGGATGCTCTAATCCCTTTAGGAGACTGGTCAACTTCCCCCTCATATAATTCCAAAGTCAACAATGGGGGCTGGCTCCGATCTGTGCCCCCAATGCCTATGGATCCTGTTATTGGGGCCCAAGAAGAGAAGAGGCCTGAGGAGGAGATTTGGACTGATACTCCAAAGTCAGATTCTAATGACTCAGGACTTGGTGAAGGAGACTCCAAGAGGAGACGTGTGTCTCCATATGATTCGGGCAGGGATGACTCCTCACCGGCCCAGGGCCCCTCTGGGGGTTCTCCTTTTAAGAAAGAGCAGCCTCTTGGAGACCAAGTATATTTTTTTAACTGA